One segment of Panicum virgatum strain AP13 chromosome 1K, P.virgatum_v5, whole genome shotgun sequence DNA contains the following:
- the LOC120707134 gene encoding transcription factor bHLH144-like has translation MQGDPGYGHGGYGHGGYGHGAGGYGSDMAGYGAYYAASDLYPAAPAAYEDPLAGRQQHDFPAPLTGLEFQPSDTCPRNYVIFDQTYDRSRVMFHPSLASNFGGYGYDQACAGNSGGGGGGASVRQKEDTDEIDALMSTEDGEDEDDVVSTGRTPGCRGGGSSPDSTCSSGCGGGRKQEAGGGEKKKKERMKKMVRTLKGIIPGSERMDTPAVLDEAVRYLKSLKVEVKKLGACGSSS, from the coding sequence ATGCAGGGAGACCCCGGGTACGGCCACGGTGGCTACGGCCACGGTGGCTAcggccacggcgccggcggctacgGCAGCGACATGGCCGGGTACGGCGCGTACTACGCGGCGAGCGACCTGTACCCCGCGGCGCCGGCTGCCTACGAGGACCCGCTCGCCGGGCGGCAGCAGCACGACTTCCCGGCGCCGCTGACGGGGCTGGAGTTCCAGCCGTCGGACACCTGCCCGAGGAACTACGTCATCTTCGACCAGACGTACGACCGCAGCCGCGTCATGTTCCACCCCTCCCTGGCCAGCAATTTCGGCGGGTACGGCTACGACCAGGCCTGCGCCggcaacagcggcggcggcggcggcggcgcgtcggttCGGCAGAAGGAGGACACGGACGAGATCGACGCGCTGATGAGCACGGAGGacggcgaggacgaggacgacgtgGTGAGCACGGGGCGCACCCCGGGGTGCCGCGGCGGGGGCTCCTCCCCGGACTCGACGTGCTCGtccgggtgcggcggcgggcgcaagcaggaggccggcggcggcgagaaaaagaagaaggagcggatgaagaagatggtgcggacgctcaaggggatcatcCCCGGCAGCGAGCGGATGGACACGCCGGCCGTGCTGGACGAGGCCGTCCGGTACCTCAAGTCCCTCAAGGTGGAGGTCAAGAAGCTCGGCGCATGCGGGTCGAGCAGCTAG